A genomic stretch from Setaria viridis chromosome 1, Setaria_viridis_v4.0, whole genome shotgun sequence includes:
- the LOC117838976 gene encoding uncharacterized protein — MEVCVSTTASARATAAPFRCGACPVTAVPLRRRLPARGWRCATAAVPDPVPSEEPASASSTVVVTDKPDSPADDKVEEVSAASSGPAEAPVAAEVVSSEPSPSPDDGGLDEILSKLNIEVTPTLILTGSGAFVILWVLSSIVSAIDSVPLLPKILELVGTGYSIWFIARYLLFKESRDNFFGKFEDLKQRII; from the exons atGGAGGTCTGCgtctccaccaccgcctccgcccgcgccaccgccgcgcccttCCGCTGCGGCGCGTGTCCCGTCACCGCcgtcccgctccgccgccgcctcccagctCGAG GCTGGCGCTGCGCCACTGCGGCTGTGCCTGACCCGGTGCCCTCCGAAGAgccggcctccgcctcgtccaccGTCGTCGTCACGGACAAGCCCGATTCACCTGCCGACGACAAGGTTGAGGAGGTTAGCGCCGCGTCCAGTGGCCCCGCGGAGGCGCCTGTTGCAGCAGAGGTGGTGTCGTCGGAGCCGTCCCCCTCCCCGGATGACGGCGGCCTGGATGAGATACTAAGCAAG TTGAACATTGAAGTGACTCCAACTTTAATCCTCACTGGATCTGGTGCCTTTGTCATTTTATGGGTTCTATCTTCCATTGTTTCTGCAATTGATTCAGTTCCCCTG CTGCCAAAAATTCTGGAACTAGTAGGAACTGGCTACTCAATTTGGTTCATTGCACGATATCTCCTTTTCAAG GAAAGCAGGGACAACTTTTTCGGGAAGTTTGAAGATCTCAAACAGAGGATTATTTGA
- the LOC117838983 gene encoding uncharacterized protein, producing MWWEWEGDGEETAREEEETPVDFDFISLLAKPKDYYKILEVDYNASEETIRSSYIRLALKWHPDKKQGEENATSRFQEINEAYQVLSNPAKRQEYDKAGIIYVQDQNVVDYLNRHKGLILTCNGLGIRYSVW from the exons ATGTGGTGGGAATgggagggcgacggcgaggagacggcgcgggaggaggaggagacccccgTCGACTTCGATTTCATCTCCCTGCTCGCCAAGCCCAAG GATTACTACAAGATATTGGAAGTTGATTACAATGCGTCGGAGGAGACGATCAGGTCCAGCTATATTCGGCTTGCGCTG AAATGGCACCCTGATAAGAAGCAGGGTGAAGAAAATGCAACCTCAAGATTTCAGGAGATTAACGAGGCATACCAAG TTCTGAGTAATCCTGCAAAAAGGCAAGAGTACGACAAGGCAGGCATTATATATGTTCAAGATCAGAATGTAGTG GACTACTTGAACCGGCACAAGGGTTTAATACTCACCTGCAACGGCCTTGGCATAAGGTACTCGGTATGGTGA
- the LOC117838992 gene encoding uncharacterized protein isoform X1 yields the protein MFTEGLDRDALKWVREGQGAAALHSHDRMDALRAVRGAAGRGGLGMPPPEKFRSGHMPRGAGVPLPRSSLRSDDGSAASGSDMDESSDNEEIEVCSGRYSVDSSPRRDDVTRRTAAPLYRYATMPGQQHYYSTDDGYSDLSSSRDTALPRAKAQPLRRPQARGRVVGYVDEECSDSAGSSEFSSQVEGQSNGVTSKGGYASEYSHTGPARREANNVVQRTRAAAAENYSRNTPLNSKAYQPDSYSSHVPAREDVKSTHKLDGLSDVPSAPPIHDYDQDHRPVTHNDTRFSGNANSTDGLSAKKEEHQEVNGEANLADKNARATLNAGHTSKPSSSIPLRVPTFHASLQGPWYSVLAYDACVRLCLHAWARGCMEAPVFLENECTLLRNTFSLQNVLLQSEEELMSKRASELVSEGAASKPKKTIGKMKVQVRKVRMSVDMPSGCNFSSLPMVKLDSVRYRLSNVQSTLSSGWESVRRVRVLPQLPANSSFSKHSLAYMQASAQYIKQVSGLLKVGVTTLRSNSSYEAPQETYSCQLRLKSLPEDDVVPMQPGSGETHVFFPDSLGDDLIIDVADSKGKPCGRVVAQVATMAEDPTDKLRWWSIFREPEHELVGRIQLYINYTTAADENNMKYGSVAETVAYDIVLEVAMKAQHIQQRNLVVQGSWKWLLTEFALYYGVSDAYTKLRYLSYIMDVATPTADWLNLVHELLLPILMKNHGTAALSHQENRILGEVEEQIEQTLAMVFENYKSLDESIPSGLAEEFRPPTGLAATALEPAIKLYSLLHDVLSPEAQLRLCGYFQAAARKRSRRHMLETDEYVTGNSEGVRVDLVTVTTAYQKMKSLCNNLRNEIFTDIEIHNQHILPSFVDLPNLAASIYSVELSNRLRAFLVACPPAGPASPVADLVIATADFQKDLASWNICPIKAGVDAKELFHLYIVLWIEDKRRMLLENCRLDKVKWSGVRTQHMTTPFVDEMYDLLKNTLTEYEVIICRWPEYIFVLENAIADVEKAVIESLEKQYADVLAPLKDCIAPKKFGLKVVQKLTKRNSTVPYIVPEDLGILLNTLKRLLDVLRPRIESHLKSWSSCIPNGGNSAAIGEKLSEVTVTLRAKFRNYMQAVVEKLAENTRMQNTTKLKKIIQDSKELVIESDIRNRMQALKDQLIEAINHVHKVSEVHVFVAICRGFWDRMGQDVLSFLENRKENKSWYKGARVAVSVLDDTFASQLQQLLGNTIPQKDLEPPRSIMEVRSILCKDAPRQKSSSFYY from the exons ATGTTCACGGAGGGGCTAGATCGCGACGCGCTCAAGTGGGTGCGCGAG GgccagggagcggcggcgctgcacAGCCACGACCGCATGGATGCGCTGCGCGCcgtgcgcggcgcggccggccgcggcgggctcggcatgccgccgccggagaagtTCCGGAGCGGGCACAtgccgcgcggcgcgggggtGCCGCTGCCGCGCTCCTCATTGCGCAGCGACGACGGCAGCGCCGCCTCGGGATCCGACATGGACGAGTCGTCGGACAACGAGGAGATTGAGGTCTGCAGCGGCAGGTACTCGGTTGACTCGTCGCCCCGCCGCGACGACGTGACCCGCCGCACTGCCGCGCCCCTCTACCGCTACGCCACCATGCCTGGGCAGCAGCACTACTACTCCACTGATGATGGTTACTCGGACTTGAGCTCTTCGCGAGACACGGCACTGCCAAGAGCTAAGGCACAGCCATTGCGACGGCCGCAGGCACGGGGTCGGGTTGTTGGGTATGTTGACGAGGAGTGCTCGGACTCTGCAGGCAGCTCCGAATTTTCTAGCCAGGTGGAAGGGCAGAGCAACGGTGTGACCTCCAAGGGTGGGTATGCATCAGAGTACTCCCATACTGGCCCAGCCCGAAGAGAAGCAAACAATGTGGTTCAGAGGACTCGTGCAGCGGCTGCAGAGAATTACAGCCGCAATACGCCTCTAAATTCGAAAGCATACCAGCCAGACAGCTATTCTTCTCATGTCCCTGCTCGAGAGGATGTGAAATCAACACATAAATTG GATGGGTTGTCTGATGTCCCCAGTGCACCTCCAATACATGATTACGACCAGGACCATCGTCCAGTTACTCACAATGATACCAGATTTAGTGGTAATGCAAATTCCACTGATGGCTTATCTGCCAAAAAAGAAGAACACCAAGAAGTTAATGGAGAAGCTAACTTAGCTGACAAAAATGCCAG GGCCACTTTGAATGCAGGACACACAAGCAAGCCATCCTCTTCGATTCCTCTTCGAGTCCCAACCTTTCATGCCAG TCTGCAAGGGCCCTGGTATTCTGTACTTGCTTATGATGCCTGTGTCCGCCTGTGCCTTCATGCATGGGCTAGAGGCTGTATGGAAGCTCCAGTTTTTCTGGAAAATGAATGCACACTCTTGAGAAATACATTCAG CTTGCAAAATGTCTTGTTACAATCAGAAGAGGAGCTTATGTCGAAGCGCGCATCAGAGCTAGTTAGTGAAGGAGCTGCATCAAAACCCAAGAAAACAATAGGCAAAATGAAGGTTCAAG TTCGCAAAGTTCGGATGTCTGTTGATATGCCTTCTGGTTGCAACTTTTCGTCATTGCCAATGGTGAAATTGGATTCTGTCCGGTACCGTTTATCCAATGTACAATCCACACTTTCATCAGGATGGGAGTCTGTACGGAGAGTTCGAGTTTTACCACAGCTTCCTGCTAACAGTTCGTTCTCAAAGCATAGCTTAGCATACATGCAAGCAAGTGCTCAGTATATCAAGCAGGTGTCCGGTCTGTTAAAGGTCGGTGTAACTACTCTGCGGAGCAATTCATCCTATGAAGCACCACAAG AGACATATTCCTGCCAACTGAGGCTTAAAAGTTTACCTGAAGATGATGTGGTACCTATGCAGCCTGGCTCTGGTGAAACCCATGTCTT CTTTCCTGATAGCCTAGGAGATGATTTGATCATTGATGTGGCTGATTCAAAGGGGAAGCCCTGTGGTCGTGTTGTTGCTCAAGTTGCTACAATGGCTGAGGATCCG ACTGACAAGCTACGCTGGTGGTCAATATTCCGGGAACCTGAGCACGAACTTGTGGGTCGCATACAGCTATATATCAACTATACAACTGCTGCTGATGAGAACAACATGAAG TATGGTTCTGTTGCAGAAACTGTGGCATATGATATCGTTTTGGAAGTTGCAATGAAAGCACAGCACATTCAACAACGGAACCTTGTTGTGCAAGGCTCTTGGAAGTGGTTGTTGACAGAATTTGCATTGTATTATGGGGTTTCAGATGCCTACACGAAGTTGAG GTATCTTTCTTATATCATGGATGTTGCAACCCCTACTGCTGATTGGCTCAATCTAGTTCATGAGCTTTTGTTACCTATACTGATGAAGAACCATGGTACTGCCGCATTGAGCCACCAAGAG AACCGAATACTGGGGGAAGTTGAGGAGCAAATTGAACAAACTCTTGCTATGGTTTTTGAGAATTACAAATCACTAGATGAATCTATACCATCGGGTTTGGCGGAAGAGTTTAGGCCTCCAACTGGATTGGCTGCCACCGCTCTGGAACCAGCTATTAAGCTGTACAGTCTTCTACATGATGTTCTATCTCCAGAGGCTCAACTAAGATTGTGCGGTTACTTCCAG GCAGCTGCCAGGAAGCGATCGAGGCGGCACATGCTTGAGACTGATGAGTATGTAACGGGAAATTCAGAAGGTGTCAGGGTGGACTTGGTAACTGTTACCACAGCTTACCAGAAGATGAAATCATTATGCAACAATCTGCGCAATGAAATTTTTACAGATATTGAAATTCATAATCAGCACATACTTCCCAG TTTTGTTGACCTCCCAAATTTAGCTGCCTCCATCTATAGTGTGGAGCTGTCAAATAGACTACGTGCTTTTCTCGTTGCATGCCCTCCTGCTGGACCTGCATCACCTGTTGCTGATTTGGTGATTGCTACAGCtgattttcagaaggatcttgcTAGCTGGAATATCTG CCCTATAAAAGCAGGCGTTGATGCAAAAGAGTTGTTCCATTTATACATTGTATTATGGATTGAAGACAAACGTAGGATGTTACTGGAAAATTGCAGACTGGATAAG GTCAAATGGTCAGGAGTTAGGACTCAGCATATGACAACACCTTTTGTGGATGAGATGTATGATTTGCTGAAGAATACATTGACAGAGTATGAAGTTATCATTTGCCGATGGCCAGAATACATATTCGTTCTTGAGAAT GCCATTGCAGACGTTGAGAAAGCGGTGATTGAGTCTCTGGAAAAACAGTATGCGGATGTTTTAGCTCCGCTCAAGGATTGTATTGCTCCAAAGAAATTTGGCCTCAAAGTTGTCCAGAAACTCACAAAGCGCAATTCAACGGTGCCCTATATTGTACCTGAAGAT CTTGGCATTCTCTTGAATACATTGAAAAGACTACTTGATGTTTTGCGGCCTCGGATCGAGAGTCACCTTAAGTCATGGAGTTCTTGTATTCCTAATGGAGGAAATTCTGCAGCCATCGGAGAAAAACTTAGTGAAGTTACTGTGACATTGAGAGCTAAATTCCGAAATTACATGCAAGCAGTGGTTGAGAAGCTTGCAGAGAAT ACCCGTATGCAAAATACCACAAAGCTAAAAAAGATCATTCAGGATTCAAAAGAGTTGGTGATTGAATCTGATATCCGCAACAGGATGCAGGCATTGAAGGATCAGCTAATTGAGGCAATAAATCATGTGCACAAAGTCTCCGAAGTACATGTTTTTGTAGCCATATGCCGAGGTTTTTGGGACCGGATGGGACAG GATGTGCTGAGTTTCCTGGAGAATCGCAAAGAAAATAAATCCTGGTATAAAGGCGCGCGAGTTGCAGTCTCA GTATTGGATGATACTTTTGCCTCCCAGCTGCAACAGCTGCTCGGCAATACAATCCCACAGAAGGACCTAGAGCCACCCAGATCCATCATGGAAGTTCGCTCTATTCTCTGCAAAGATGCACCCCGCCAGAAGAGTTCTAGTTTCTACTAttga
- the LOC117838992 gene encoding uncharacterized protein isoform X2: MDALRAVRGAAGRGGLGMPPPEKFRSGHMPRGAGVPLPRSSLRSDDGSAASGSDMDESSDNEEIEVCSGRYSVDSSPRRDDVTRRTAAPLYRYATMPGQQHYYSTDDGYSDLSSSRDTALPRAKAQPLRRPQARGRVVGYVDEECSDSAGSSEFSSQVEGQSNGVTSKGGYASEYSHTGPARREANNVVQRTRAAAAENYSRNTPLNSKAYQPDSYSSHVPAREDVKSTHKLDGLSDVPSAPPIHDYDQDHRPVTHNDTRFSGNANSTDGLSAKKEEHQEVNGEANLADKNARATLNAGHTSKPSSSIPLRVPTFHASLQGPWYSVLAYDACVRLCLHAWARGCMEAPVFLENECTLLRNTFSLQNVLLQSEEELMSKRASELVSEGAASKPKKTIGKMKVQVRKVRMSVDMPSGCNFSSLPMVKLDSVRYRLSNVQSTLSSGWESVRRVRVLPQLPANSSFSKHSLAYMQASAQYIKQVSGLLKVGVTTLRSNSSYEAPQETYSCQLRLKSLPEDDVVPMQPGSGETHVFFPDSLGDDLIIDVADSKGKPCGRVVAQVATMAEDPTDKLRWWSIFREPEHELVGRIQLYINYTTAADENNMKYGSVAETVAYDIVLEVAMKAQHIQQRNLVVQGSWKWLLTEFALYYGVSDAYTKLRYLSYIMDVATPTADWLNLVHELLLPILMKNHGTAALSHQENRILGEVEEQIEQTLAMVFENYKSLDESIPSGLAEEFRPPTGLAATALEPAIKLYSLLHDVLSPEAQLRLCGYFQAAARKRSRRHMLETDEYVTGNSEGVRVDLVTVTTAYQKMKSLCNNLRNEIFTDIEIHNQHILPSFVDLPNLAASIYSVELSNRLRAFLVACPPAGPASPVADLVIATADFQKDLASWNICPIKAGVDAKELFHLYIVLWIEDKRRMLLENCRLDKVKWSGVRTQHMTTPFVDEMYDLLKNTLTEYEVIICRWPEYIFVLENAIADVEKAVIESLEKQYADVLAPLKDCIAPKKFGLKVVQKLTKRNSTVPYIVPEDLGILLNTLKRLLDVLRPRIESHLKSWSSCIPNGGNSAAIGEKLSEVTVTLRAKFRNYMQAVVEKLAENTRMQNTTKLKKIIQDSKELVIESDIRNRMQALKDQLIEAINHVHKVSEVHVFVAICRGFWDRMGQDVLSFLENRKENKSWYKGARVAVSVLDDTFASQLQQLLGNTIPQKDLEPPRSIMEVRSILCKDAPRQKSSSFYY; this comes from the exons ATGGATGCGCTGCGCGCcgtgcgcggcgcggccggccgcggcgggctcggcatgccgccgccggagaagtTCCGGAGCGGGCACAtgccgcgcggcgcgggggtGCCGCTGCCGCGCTCCTCATTGCGCAGCGACGACGGCAGCGCCGCCTCGGGATCCGACATGGACGAGTCGTCGGACAACGAGGAGATTGAGGTCTGCAGCGGCAGGTACTCGGTTGACTCGTCGCCCCGCCGCGACGACGTGACCCGCCGCACTGCCGCGCCCCTCTACCGCTACGCCACCATGCCTGGGCAGCAGCACTACTACTCCACTGATGATGGTTACTCGGACTTGAGCTCTTCGCGAGACACGGCACTGCCAAGAGCTAAGGCACAGCCATTGCGACGGCCGCAGGCACGGGGTCGGGTTGTTGGGTATGTTGACGAGGAGTGCTCGGACTCTGCAGGCAGCTCCGAATTTTCTAGCCAGGTGGAAGGGCAGAGCAACGGTGTGACCTCCAAGGGTGGGTATGCATCAGAGTACTCCCATACTGGCCCAGCCCGAAGAGAAGCAAACAATGTGGTTCAGAGGACTCGTGCAGCGGCTGCAGAGAATTACAGCCGCAATACGCCTCTAAATTCGAAAGCATACCAGCCAGACAGCTATTCTTCTCATGTCCCTGCTCGAGAGGATGTGAAATCAACACATAAATTG GATGGGTTGTCTGATGTCCCCAGTGCACCTCCAATACATGATTACGACCAGGACCATCGTCCAGTTACTCACAATGATACCAGATTTAGTGGTAATGCAAATTCCACTGATGGCTTATCTGCCAAAAAAGAAGAACACCAAGAAGTTAATGGAGAAGCTAACTTAGCTGACAAAAATGCCAG GGCCACTTTGAATGCAGGACACACAAGCAAGCCATCCTCTTCGATTCCTCTTCGAGTCCCAACCTTTCATGCCAG TCTGCAAGGGCCCTGGTATTCTGTACTTGCTTATGATGCCTGTGTCCGCCTGTGCCTTCATGCATGGGCTAGAGGCTGTATGGAAGCTCCAGTTTTTCTGGAAAATGAATGCACACTCTTGAGAAATACATTCAG CTTGCAAAATGTCTTGTTACAATCAGAAGAGGAGCTTATGTCGAAGCGCGCATCAGAGCTAGTTAGTGAAGGAGCTGCATCAAAACCCAAGAAAACAATAGGCAAAATGAAGGTTCAAG TTCGCAAAGTTCGGATGTCTGTTGATATGCCTTCTGGTTGCAACTTTTCGTCATTGCCAATGGTGAAATTGGATTCTGTCCGGTACCGTTTATCCAATGTACAATCCACACTTTCATCAGGATGGGAGTCTGTACGGAGAGTTCGAGTTTTACCACAGCTTCCTGCTAACAGTTCGTTCTCAAAGCATAGCTTAGCATACATGCAAGCAAGTGCTCAGTATATCAAGCAGGTGTCCGGTCTGTTAAAGGTCGGTGTAACTACTCTGCGGAGCAATTCATCCTATGAAGCACCACAAG AGACATATTCCTGCCAACTGAGGCTTAAAAGTTTACCTGAAGATGATGTGGTACCTATGCAGCCTGGCTCTGGTGAAACCCATGTCTT CTTTCCTGATAGCCTAGGAGATGATTTGATCATTGATGTGGCTGATTCAAAGGGGAAGCCCTGTGGTCGTGTTGTTGCTCAAGTTGCTACAATGGCTGAGGATCCG ACTGACAAGCTACGCTGGTGGTCAATATTCCGGGAACCTGAGCACGAACTTGTGGGTCGCATACAGCTATATATCAACTATACAACTGCTGCTGATGAGAACAACATGAAG TATGGTTCTGTTGCAGAAACTGTGGCATATGATATCGTTTTGGAAGTTGCAATGAAAGCACAGCACATTCAACAACGGAACCTTGTTGTGCAAGGCTCTTGGAAGTGGTTGTTGACAGAATTTGCATTGTATTATGGGGTTTCAGATGCCTACACGAAGTTGAG GTATCTTTCTTATATCATGGATGTTGCAACCCCTACTGCTGATTGGCTCAATCTAGTTCATGAGCTTTTGTTACCTATACTGATGAAGAACCATGGTACTGCCGCATTGAGCCACCAAGAG AACCGAATACTGGGGGAAGTTGAGGAGCAAATTGAACAAACTCTTGCTATGGTTTTTGAGAATTACAAATCACTAGATGAATCTATACCATCGGGTTTGGCGGAAGAGTTTAGGCCTCCAACTGGATTGGCTGCCACCGCTCTGGAACCAGCTATTAAGCTGTACAGTCTTCTACATGATGTTCTATCTCCAGAGGCTCAACTAAGATTGTGCGGTTACTTCCAG GCAGCTGCCAGGAAGCGATCGAGGCGGCACATGCTTGAGACTGATGAGTATGTAACGGGAAATTCAGAAGGTGTCAGGGTGGACTTGGTAACTGTTACCACAGCTTACCAGAAGATGAAATCATTATGCAACAATCTGCGCAATGAAATTTTTACAGATATTGAAATTCATAATCAGCACATACTTCCCAG TTTTGTTGACCTCCCAAATTTAGCTGCCTCCATCTATAGTGTGGAGCTGTCAAATAGACTACGTGCTTTTCTCGTTGCATGCCCTCCTGCTGGACCTGCATCACCTGTTGCTGATTTGGTGATTGCTACAGCtgattttcagaaggatcttgcTAGCTGGAATATCTG CCCTATAAAAGCAGGCGTTGATGCAAAAGAGTTGTTCCATTTATACATTGTATTATGGATTGAAGACAAACGTAGGATGTTACTGGAAAATTGCAGACTGGATAAG GTCAAATGGTCAGGAGTTAGGACTCAGCATATGACAACACCTTTTGTGGATGAGATGTATGATTTGCTGAAGAATACATTGACAGAGTATGAAGTTATCATTTGCCGATGGCCAGAATACATATTCGTTCTTGAGAAT GCCATTGCAGACGTTGAGAAAGCGGTGATTGAGTCTCTGGAAAAACAGTATGCGGATGTTTTAGCTCCGCTCAAGGATTGTATTGCTCCAAAGAAATTTGGCCTCAAAGTTGTCCAGAAACTCACAAAGCGCAATTCAACGGTGCCCTATATTGTACCTGAAGAT CTTGGCATTCTCTTGAATACATTGAAAAGACTACTTGATGTTTTGCGGCCTCGGATCGAGAGTCACCTTAAGTCATGGAGTTCTTGTATTCCTAATGGAGGAAATTCTGCAGCCATCGGAGAAAAACTTAGTGAAGTTACTGTGACATTGAGAGCTAAATTCCGAAATTACATGCAAGCAGTGGTTGAGAAGCTTGCAGAGAAT ACCCGTATGCAAAATACCACAAAGCTAAAAAAGATCATTCAGGATTCAAAAGAGTTGGTGATTGAATCTGATATCCGCAACAGGATGCAGGCATTGAAGGATCAGCTAATTGAGGCAATAAATCATGTGCACAAAGTCTCCGAAGTACATGTTTTTGTAGCCATATGCCGAGGTTTTTGGGACCGGATGGGACAG GATGTGCTGAGTTTCCTGGAGAATCGCAAAGAAAATAAATCCTGGTATAAAGGCGCGCGAGTTGCAGTCTCA GTATTGGATGATACTTTTGCCTCCCAGCTGCAACAGCTGCTCGGCAATACAATCCCACAGAAGGACCTAGAGCCACCCAGATCCATCATGGAAGTTCGCTCTATTCTCTGCAAAGATGCACCCCGCCAGAAGAGTTCTAGTTTCTACTAttga
- the LOC117839008 gene encoding peptidyl-prolyl cis-trans isomerase FKBP12 has translation MGFEKEILRDGTGPKPTKGQKVTVHCTGYGKDRDLSKKFWSTKDPGQQPFSFNIGLGSVIKGWDEGVMTMQVGEVARIQCTPDYAYGANGFSAWGIQPNSVLVFEIEVISAQ, from the exons ATGGGCTTCGAGAAGGAGATCCTGAGAGACGGCACCGGCCCCAAGCCAACAAAGGGCCAGAAGGTCACCGTCCACTGCACCGGCTACG GGAAGGATCGTGATCTATCCAAGAAGTTTTGGAG CACCAAGGACCCAGGGCAGCAGCCATTCAGTTTCAACATTGGTTTGGGTTCAGTGATCAAAG GCTGGGATGAGGGAGTTATGACCATGCAAGTGGGTGAAGTTGCTCGTATCCAG TGCACCCCGGACTATGCTTATGGAGCCAATGGATTTTCAGCCTGGGGAATTCAACCGAACTCGGTGCTGGTGTTCGAGATTGAAGTCATCAGTGCCCAGTAA
- the LOC117839033 gene encoding uncharacterized protein, translating into MPGDTVVIRLPGPRALRVLARSVLFAVALLFLPWLRAAEAPARRHTADTCGAAAAQAELLLRDLRREGLLAPGARAVVLGSDGNCDAPPKQDQDGVLRPASLRRMLMLGDSSVDFLLDFGYFDEDGDRFAFADRVLKHGGILAVPIDTLSAFSLPQNYCVIYTRRFAEAFVAVKKIAPAGDNGDAGARMDDSSLASLKEGVVSSEPPETASPELKNMGRKLLLSDRRGSLQMPHQDHSQS; encoded by the coding sequence ATGCCGGGCGACACCGTCGTGATCCGGCTCCCCGGCCCGCGCGCGCTCCGCGTGCTCGCGCGCTCCGTGCTCTTCGCCGTCGCGCTTCTCTTCCTGCCCTGGCTCCGCGCCGCTGAGGCGCCCGCCCGGCGCCACACCGCCGACAcctgcggcgccgccgcggcccagGCGGAGCTCCTGCTCCGCGACTTGCGCCGCGAGGGCCTGCTCgcccccggcgcccgcgccgtcgtCCTTGGCTCCGACGGCAACTGCGACGCGCCTCCGAAGCAGGACCAGGACGGCGTCCTGCGACCCGCCTCGCTGCGGCGGATGCTGATGCTAGGGGACTCGTCGGTAGACTTCCTGCTGGATTTCGGGTACTTCGACGAGGACGGCGACAGGTTCGCCTTCGCCGATCGGGTGCTCAAGCATGGCGGCATCCTTGCCGTCCCAATTGACACGTTGAGCGCGTTCAGCTTGCCGCAGAACTACTGCGTCATCTACACCCGTCGGTTTGCTGAGGCTTTTGTTGCGGTCAAGAAGATTGCGCCCGCCGGCGACAATGGCGATGCCGGCGCAAGAATGGATGATTCATCACTAGCTTCCCTGAAGGAAGGAGTGGTTTCCAGTGAGCCACCTGAGACTGCCAGTCCTGAACTCAAGAACATGGGGCGCAAGCTCCTACTGTCTGATCGTAGAGGATCGTTGCAGATGCCCCATCAGGATCATAGTCAGAGTTGA
- the LOC117839053 gene encoding universal stress protein PHOS34: protein MATGNLASVVVAVDGSEESMNALRWALDNLRLRPDGELVVLHVQPPPNIAAGLNPAPIPFGGPSGLEVPAFTQAIEAHQRRITQAILEHALKICSAKNVEVKTEVIVGDPKEKICEATANRNADLLVMGCRAIGPLQRMFLGSVSNYCINHVGCPVVVIKGT, encoded by the exons ATGGCGACCGGCAACCTGGCgagcgtggtggtggcggtggacggCAGCGAGGAGAGCATGAACGCGCTGCGGTGGGCGCTCGAcaacctccgcctccgccccgacGGTGAGCTCGTCGTGCTCCATGTCCAGCCGCCGCCCAACATCGCCGCGGGGCTCAACCCGGCGCCCATCCCCTTCGGCGGGCCCA GCGGGCTGGAGGTGCCGGCGTTCACGCAGGCCATCGAGGCGCACCAGCGGCGTATCACGCAGGCGATCCTGGAGCACGCCCTCAAGATTTGCTCCGCCAAAAAT GTCGAGGTCAAGACGGAGGTGATCGTGGGTGATCCCAAGGAGAAGATCTGCGAGGCGACGGCCAACCGCAATGCCGATCTGCTAGTCATGGGGTGCCGTGCCATTGGGCCGCTTCAGAG GATGTTCTTGGGCAGTGTTAGCAACTACTGCATCAATCATGTGGGTTGCCCTGTTGTTGTGATCAAGGGGACCTAA